The Acaryochloris sp. CCMEE 5410 DNA window GGTTAGAGCAAAGCAATGTGAGTTATGATGAACGTATCCACAGCGATAACGCTATACATTATGAGGCAATCTGTATGGATGCCAAAAAGATTCCAATAAAATACGAAGCTGGGAAAAGAATTTAGAAAATGGAATTTGAGTGACCTTAGCTTTACTAAGACTGATTAAGCAGAGCTGCTTTTCTAGAGCGTATTTGAGTGCTTTAGGGTTAGGTAGTGGGGATCTCGACAATATCGACCAGAACCAGTCTAGATTGAAGATAGCTAATTCGATTGGGGCTAATCCTCAATGGATAAGGTTTCTGAATGTGAGCATGGAGAAACAGCCTTTGTTGTTTGCCAATATCTTCGACCATTATGAATTTTTCATTCTAGCAACAAAGTTAGAGGTTCAGGATCTGTGTGGAGTTTAGGTTATCTAAGTGATTCTTTGCAATGGCTGTTGATACCTCAACTTTTATATCAGCTTTTTATCTATTTTGGATAGGGTAAAGTTAAAAATACTTGAAATCCATAAAATTAAATATCATCAGATCTATGAGCAAAAATCAGCCGATATATATACTTTATAGATCTGAAATTACTTAATTATTGTGCATCTTTTTGAAACGGCTGTTAAGCCAGACGTTAATTGCGAGGTTAACCTATGAAGACTGAGCAGGAACATGAAATTACTACCTTGAGGGCATTGAATCTTTCTCCCAAACAAATTGCTACGAAATTGAGTCTGCCTCTTGAAGAAGTTGAAGAGATTATTAGAAAGCTTTCACATAAGTTGTAAACCCTAGTCCACAGAAGATGTAATACACAATTGTCAAATAGTTAACTTGCCCAGCTCCTGATTGAGTAAAAAATTATCCAAGCTACAATGCTTTAGGCTTCAGCATTTTACACCTTAGATCATTGCAAGCTGCTTCTGACAAAAACAGTAGGAGTATGCTTAAGCTGAAAGTTTCAGCTATAGAAATATTGTTGTGAAATTCACTATCAAATGGCCCTGAAGTGAATTTTCAACAATGGTTCTATAGCTTAATGATTTAACCTTTTCAGACAGCTATGCCCCTAGTATTATCGGTCCTTCAGCTCTCCTTCATTCTTCTACGCCATTGATTTTAGAACACTACACAAAAAGTGCGGGACAAAATGCCAGTAAAACTAAAAAAGACAATGAGGCCGTTAGCTCGATCTAAGACTAGTTTGAGGCTAAGAGACACAAAAATAAAAAAATATATGGTCCATAGGAAGGTTTGCCCTTGCTGTTCAGGCATTTTATTGCGTCAGATACATTCGGGAAAGCTTTGTTGGCATTGTCGACACTGCTTTCAGAAGATATCTGCCTGAATAATATAGATTAATCAAGTAATAGGGTTATTGACCATCAAAATTTAGATTCTGACTAAAGAGAAAATATTAGGCTATCTCGGAAAATCACTATAAGCCTTGTTTAGATGGAAGAAGCAGACTCAAGCATTTTAGGGGAAGTTGATTTGGTTGACCTCCAGAACTGTCAAATTCGCGAGAAGACCATCCACAAGACATAAAAGCTCACTCGTAGTGAGCTCTTATTGACGACCTAGCACACAACCATCAAAGCCCCAGATCTTCTCTCAAGTTCTTGAAACAGTTTTGACTGAGAAGATGTTTGAACATTAGACAGAATTATTTAGTGGAGAGGCTTTCAGTGTTTCTAGATTGATTAAATCTAAAGTCTTATTGTTATAAGTTTTCAGCGAACTTTTTAGTGATGCATCTACAAGCTATTTCTTAAAAGAGCAACCATGAAAAAGACCTCTGATAGCATTCGACGAGATCCGTGTGGTTTTGTTTTTGCATCTGCCCTAATTTTTTTATTTCTACTCTTTTCCCAAGCATTAATCTTTAGAAGTTGATCTAATCTATCTGCGGAGAACTTTCAATATGAATAAAGTACGAATAGCTAAGAATCTCGTCAAATCAGGAGTCCTGAATAAGAATAATGCTGCTGAAGTCCTTAATCTAATGGGGTTAGACGAAGGGCCGATGGAGGAAACTCAAAACAACTTGAACGAAATATATGCGTGTCTGGCGGCAAATAATGAGAACTCTTAAAGGCCCTCTATCTCCCTTGAGGTTCTTGAATTAAAACTTTTTTTGGAAATAACTTCTGAATGGCTAGACAGTATTTCCCACCGTAAGGATATCTACAATGTTTGAGTGTTTTACTGAAAAAGCTATTAAGGCAATAACGCTTGCCCAACAAGAAGCCACTCACCTCAAGCAAAAATGTGTTGGAACAGAGCTAATCTTATTGGGTATCATTGCTGAGGGAACTGGAATTGCAGCGAAAATCCTAAAGTCTTCGGGAGCCAACCTCAAAGAGGTACGAATTGAAGTTAAGAAATTAGGAATAAGTGGAACAAGCTCTGCAAACATTGAAATCCCATTTACCCCTCGTAGCAAAAGGGTGCTGGACATAGCCCTGGAAGAATCTCGACAGTTAGGGCATAACTATGTGAGTACTGAACATTTGTTGTTGGGGCTTATTCAGGATGAGCAAAGTGTTGCTGCACAAATTCTTGTGAACCTTGGAATTGACATTATAGATATTCGGACTCAAGTGATGCAGATGTTCTCTGAGTCAACCGTAGCTCCTTCTAGAGATGGTCTAAGAGATCGGGGAATCAAAACCTTGCAAAAGAAGTCCATCCTCGAAGAGGTAGGCACCAACTTAACCCAACTGGCCAGGGCGGGCAATCTTGATCCAGTTGTGGGTCGTCAAAATGAAGTGCAGCGAATGATCCAAATCCTTAGCCGCCGTACTAAAAACAATCCAATCTTAATTGGCGAACCTGGCGTTGGAAAAACAGCCCTAGCAGAAGGACTCGCTCAACTTGTGATCAATCATGACGTTCCTGAAGCTCTCGACGGGAAACGCGTTCTTACACTCAATGTTGGCTCATTATTGGCGGGTACAAAGTATCGAGGTGAATTTGAGGGACGCCTCAAGGCCATTGTGGAAGAAATCCGTAGCGGGGGTGATATCATTCTGGTGATTGATGAGATTCATACTTTAGTGGGTTCTGGAGCAGCAGAAGGTGGACTTGATGCGGCAAACATTCTTAAGCCGTCTTTAGCACGAGGTGAGCTGCAATGTATAGGTGCAACCACATTGGCTGATTATCGTCAGTATATTGAGCGAGATCCCGCTTTAGAAAGACGATTTCAGCCTGTGATGGTAAATGAATCCAGTGTTGAAGAAACGATTCAGATACTGCAAGGTGTACGGAGTTGTTACGAACAGCATCATCAACTTGAAATTTCTGACCTGGCTTTAGAAGCAGCGGCAAAACTCTCTGATCGTTATATTTGCGATCGCTTCTTGCCAGATAAAGCGATTGATTTGATTGATGAGGCAGGTTCTCGGGTCCGAATCAGCCATTCTAAACCAGCTTCTGCTCATAAAGCTCTCAATAAAGAATTGCGCCAAATTCTCCAGGGGAAAAAGGAGGCTACTCAAAAACAGGATTACTCCCTTGCTGGAGAGCTACACATCCGCGAAGTTGAGATTCAAAAAAAGATTCAGGGCGCTAACCAAAAAGGGTCCTCCAATTCTACTGATGCCATAGTTCCGACTGTTAATGAAGAAGATATTGCCCATATCGTCGCTTCGTGGAGTGGGGTTCCACTGCATAAACTGACAGAATCAGAGTCTGAAAACCTTCTGGAATTAGAAGACATCCTGCATCAGCGAGTCATTGGTCAGGAGAAAGCTGTTAAAGCAGTTTCTCGTGCCATTCGTCGAGTCCGCACAGGTCTCAAAGATCCTAACCGTCCCATTGCTAGTTTTGTCTTCTCCGGGCCTACAGGTGTTGGCAAGACGGAATTAGCGAAGGTTTTGGCGTCTTCCTACTTCGGCTCTGAAGCTGCCATGATTCGGCTGGATATGTCTGAGTATATGGAGGGCCACACGGTTGCGAAGCTGATCGGTTCTCCTCCTGGCTATGTCGGGTACAACGAAGGCGGGCAACTCACAGAAGCAGTTCGGCGCAAACCATACACGGTAGTGCTATTTGACGAAATTGAAAAAGCTCACCCAGATGTATTTAACCTACTGCTACAAGTTCTCGAAGATGGCCGCCTCACCGATGCCAAAGGTCGTACTGTAGATTTCAAAAATACTCTTTTGATCATGACCTCTAACCTTGGATCAAAGGTGATTCAAAAAGGGGGGAGTGGGTTGGGCTTTGAGTTCTCTAAAGATCAATCAGCTGCCCAGTACAGCCGTATTGTCTCAATCGTTAACGAGGAACTCAAACAGTTTTTCCGTCCTGAGTTCCTCAATCGCCTTGATGAGATTATTGTCTTTCAGCAGCTCCACAAAACTGAGGTTAAGCAAATCGCTGACATTCTTCTGCAGGAAGTGTTTGCTCGCTTATCAGAGCAAGGAATCAGTTTGGAGGTCACTGACTTGTTTAAGGATCGGCTAGTAGAGACAGGCTATGATCCTGAGATGGGAGCGCGTCCGTTACGTCGAGCTATCACCCGACTCTTGGAAGATTGTCTTGCTGAGGAAATCCTGACCCGTCGAGTGAAGGCAAGAGACGAGATCGTTATAGATGTCGATGAAGAGGGGCAAACGAAGGTTCTCATTAAACAAACAGAGAAGAGCGAATAAGGAATAGAAGGAAGCTTCTGGAAACATCTGATATGAGCAGGTGGGGGCGTTAGAGCGTTGCTGCCTATCAAATAATTAATTTCTTGGCATTGCAAGTCATAAGTTTTTTAGTTTTATGTGAGTTTTGATTGGTTGAGTTACATGCCAAGATTGCCAAACCGTTTGTGATAAGCGGATCTAAATTATAAGTTTCACTTTCAATACTCAATAAATATGAGGGTAAATCTATGTCAATTCATATTAGTAATCTTTCTTATAACGTAACAGAAGTTGCTCTAAAAACAGTGTTTGCACCATATGGGACAATAATAAAGGTTCAGCTGCCCGTTGATGATGAGACAGGTTGTATTCGCGGCTTTGCTTTTATTGATATGGAGTCTGAGGCTGAAGAAAAGGCTGCTATTGAAGTCCTTAATGGCGCAGAATGGATGGGTCGAACTCTGAAGGTTAATCAAGCGAAGCCCCAGAAAAGATATAGAGTCTCATCATTAGGTAGTGAGTACAGGAATGATCGTTTTTCTAAGGCTGATAACTTTCACAAATGAGTAATTTTAAAGTTCAAATTTTATGTTCTTGAACTACCTTTGATTAAGGATCCTTTCAAATTTGCTAGGGATAATTCCAA harbors:
- a CDS encoding RNA-binding protein, which encodes MSIHISNLSYNVTEVALKTVFAPYGTIIKVQLPVDDETGCIRGFAFIDMESEAEEKAAIEVLNGAEWMGRTLKVNQAKPQKRYRVSSLGSEYRNDRFSKADNFHK
- a CDS encoding ATP-dependent Clp protease ATP-binding subunit, with the protein product MFECFTEKAIKAITLAQQEATHLKQKCVGTELILLGIIAEGTGIAAKILKSSGANLKEVRIEVKKLGISGTSSANIEIPFTPRSKRVLDIALEESRQLGHNYVSTEHLLLGLIQDEQSVAAQILVNLGIDIIDIRTQVMQMFSESTVAPSRDGLRDRGIKTLQKKSILEEVGTNLTQLARAGNLDPVVGRQNEVQRMIQILSRRTKNNPILIGEPGVGKTALAEGLAQLVINHDVPEALDGKRVLTLNVGSLLAGTKYRGEFEGRLKAIVEEIRSGGDIILVIDEIHTLVGSGAAEGGLDAANILKPSLARGELQCIGATTLADYRQYIERDPALERRFQPVMVNESSVEETIQILQGVRSCYEQHHQLEISDLALEAAAKLSDRYICDRFLPDKAIDLIDEAGSRVRISHSKPASAHKALNKELRQILQGKKEATQKQDYSLAGELHIREVEIQKKIQGANQKGSSNSTDAIVPTVNEEDIAHIVASWSGVPLHKLTESESENLLELEDILHQRVIGQEKAVKAVSRAIRRVRTGLKDPNRPIASFVFSGPTGVGKTELAKVLASSYFGSEAAMIRLDMSEYMEGHTVAKLIGSPPGYVGYNEGGQLTEAVRRKPYTVVLFDEIEKAHPDVFNLLLQVLEDGRLTDAKGRTVDFKNTLLIMTSNLGSKVIQKGGSGLGFEFSKDQSAAQYSRIVSIVNEELKQFFRPEFLNRLDEIIVFQQLHKTEVKQIADILLQEVFARLSEQGISLEVTDLFKDRLVETGYDPEMGARPLRRAITRLLEDCLAEEILTRRVKARDEIVIDVDEEGQTKVLIKQTEKSE